attatcggtaaaattttcaattaggatCGCCCACAgtttgcaatttgaaatttcgcaacgttggCATTTGCAGACGTACTTTCGTGGGAACTTTGTCATTTGCGACATTTTACGTCGAAAACAAGCGTTGACACATTCTGACTCATAACGCTAACTACGTCTCCAGTTAACAGAATAGTGCAACGAACGTTCTTACTTTTTTCCGGATGAGAGTATCTGGGATTGAAACGTGAAATCCGTGTTCAACCTAAAACTACGATTTACGAGATACTGTACTTTTTCAAGGAAGTAGCTTTATGAGCGGCAACATTTTCGCCATCTGCATAGGTGTCTGATATCTGCATGGTATTCTGGGTGTATCGCTATTTGGAATGGAATTCAAGCCAAATACGTTTACGCACTTCTACAGTGGAACGGAACGTTAAGTGTTCTCTAATCAGCATTAAAGGTCAATACAcgaatcaagatggcggaccTTCTATTGCCCTctgaaagtgcgtaaacttattttgcGTTCATTTTTCGTGCATTTGAGAAACGAGGCTGTATATGACACTTAAATTTAGTTTAGACGACCAGTTTTTATTTCTGTATTCTAAACTTAACGTTCCTTGTTTCCAAGGTGGCCATGAACTTCATCCAGGATGGCACTTCCAACAGCTTTTTCGGCCTGGGCGCTAACTCATACGAGAAAAAAGGAGAACTTCTTAAGCTTGTTGAAAGTTTTGCCGAGCCGGGGTGGAACCGACTTCTAAGCGCGTTTGCTCAGATGCACCTCCAAGGAGTTCAAGGTTTCGAGTCTTTGAAGTTCATCACTCAAAACCACATCGAATCGATGAAGAGTATGCTTCAGAAGCAAACGGCGCAGAGAGGTCAAACCGGTAGCAATGAAAATGACTTCATTGACATTCTCATCAACCTCAAAGAGCAAGACCAAGGCAAGAAAGAAGATTCAGGTAAAGAGACCAAGatctaaaatttctcaaatttttggaacttaaatgattttttaagtACTTCGTTGACCTGTGAACTATGAGCTATTTCTTATGAACCCACTAGAATCTGCTTAGACCAATAGTCAAAAACAAATGAGGAATCTTGaatcaaaaatgttaaaatttcattgttCTGGTATTGAATGCGTGTGAGTTGAATATTTGGCTGCTGCAAATCTTCAAGATACATATAATTGAATTCTTTGAAGTCGTACGAAGAGTACGTAAGTGAAGTAGCGATTCTTTATTAATACGCCTCGGTTTATATGGGGAGGGAGGGGTAATGGTGTCAACTAATAAATTTGTTGGAAAACATTCGTTTTCCGATATGATTCATTCGAATCATAAAATATGTACATAAAATTTCTTAGAATTTTATGGCATTTAGCTTTCCCTGTCCGTATGCATAGAGTTCAAATAACACGTGGACAGACTGACTCGACGATTCCCCAGCTTGAAGCTTGAACAAGGAAACATAGAACGAATATTCatagaaatttttggataaaagATTCATCGGCGTTGCTTTCCTTAACAAATTGTGCGTCGAAatccaaaaatccgatttttccacTCGAAAAAAATAGCTTTACTATGAAAAACCTGGACTGAAGCCCCCTTTTTACCAAGGACGATTGCATTTTTACGGAGAAACATGATTGGGCCTTTTTCAGAAATGGACGTCACAAATGAGATGATCGGTCTCGGGCTATCCTTACTGTTGGGGAGAACTGAATCGACGGCAATTTTGGCGAGTTTCACCATGCACCTACTGTCACTCCACCCTGAGTACCAAGAGCGAATAAGGCAAGAGGTGGATGAGGCTATGCGAAAGCACAACACCACAGAATTCACTTACGAAGTTGTTCGCGATCTTCACTTCCTGGACCAATGTCTACATGGTGAGTACTGCAACGTTAGGAGCACTGGGGTTATTTCTCATACTTTATCCACTAACTGAGACTTGAGTTTTTAACAAATTGTTTTCACCATCTAAACTTCAGAAGAATTTCTTTGATTATCCATTTGATGCGACCGGTACATTCCTGGGGGGATGCAAaagttgtttccaaaatgaacTGCAAACAGCAGttcttgagtccctttatacttagagtaaagacaatacgaattcatttcacagtgtcacaaacgggaataaagattacattttcaccgattgcaaatatCATAAATTTGAATGGACCAGGAAGTAGGaggcacggcaaggaacaaacggaaagagagaaagaacggagacaggaatggAATGagctgatcaaagattacgaaaagcGTTCAATTAGtatgatctttattcccgtctcACCCATGAGCcacgttgtcttaactctctctataaaaggACTCTAAGTAGTTAAGTGTAATTCATTTGATGTTTGGGTCtttaatttcaatgattttggATCTCTACCTTTCTAGAAACTGCGCGTTTGTACCCAAACACCTCAGCACTAACGCGAGTCTGCACGGAGGACGTCACGTTAGCCGGCACTGACTTGACTTTGAAGAAAGGCGAGCGTATCATTGTCGACGCTTATTCTGTCCACCGCGACCCGGAACACTTCCAGAACCCGGATGTGTTCGATCCGGACCGCTTCAGCCCGAAAAACAGAGACAAAAAAGCAATTGACGCTTTCCTTGGTTTTGGAACTGGACCCCGCAAATGCCCAGgtaaaaaaattctgtattggTGTAATCATCAGACCTGGAGCGGACTGATTTATTGACAATTCCTTTGAATTGGCAGAACCGGTGTAAAATAATTGATATTCAACCTAAAAATACTATTCATACTAGTTCATACTAAAAATAATTACTGATCaactaaaagttaaaaattaatcaaaatttaattatttaaaaatttgattaaatacaaGCTGGAAAAGTCATATAAATTTAATATAAGCAAAGATTATTGTCTTCTACCTTTTGTATCAGGGTTAcctaattgaaaatgaaaaagagtttACTGTCTCGAAATTTCTACATCACCCAGAATCGATCGTTTCCTCTGCACTTGAATGGTAGAAAACAGTGATGGCAACTTGTGAGACTCGACAATGCTGCAAATATAGAAATCTCGAACATTAGGTAAAATATTATTGAATGTCATCTGTAGAAAGTTAGTATTAACAGTATCAATATTATAAATATACAtgcagggttatccaaaagtcactgaccacccctgtaacttttttccaaattgagatagaagtttgaaactttggcaatgttcctcggtctaaggtagcaactttttggtccccccaaaattttggggggcggcccccctaaggggggcaggggctaactttttttgtcctaatggcaaccccccctttgtggtACCTCATTCGGAAGgtaataagaaaagaaaatttttggcgcaaaccgcaggtcaaaatgttgatttttgacaaaatggcggccggtcaaagttcaaaatggcggaaatttggcatctccgttttgtatcggcggattggtccgAAACTCAGAATTCtggggttttttgggtcgacaaaaacgattctggcaccggttttccagaaaagtcagtccttttcaaaatgacggcggtcaaaatggcggcctagagcgagaagtggatTTTTAGgatgcttatcgttggatttgcatgaaacttggtatccgggggtatttcggcacgaaaaGAACGAATATTTCATTGGATATCGGCAATTCcgatgaatttcaaaatggcggctgaaaAGTGGCgataaatcagttttacggctgctTACCGacggatttgcatgaaatttgatatcctggtggtttttggctggataaaaagaaatctttcattaattcttgaaaCACTAAATTATCGATATcgcatttcatgcaaatccattcgttaacagccgtaaaactgatttctcaccctcttttccgccgccattttgaaattcatcggaatttcagatatccaatgaaagattcgttcttctcgtgccgaaatacccccggataccaagtttcatgcaaatccaacgataagcatcCTAAAAatccacttctcgctctaggccgccattttgaccgccgccattttgaaaaggactgacttttctggaaaaccgatgccagaatcgtttttctcgtcccaaaaaacccttggattctgagtttcagaccaatccgccgataaaaaacggagatgccaaatttccgccatgttgaactttgaccggacgccattttgtcaaaaatcaacattttgacctgcggtttgcgccaaaaattttcttttcctatTATCTtccgaatgaggtatcacaaagggggggttgccattagaaaaaaaaaagttagcccccgccccccttaggaggggccgccccccaaaattttggggagaccaaaaagttgctaccttagaccgaggaacattgccaaagtttcaaacttctatctcaatttggaaaaaagttacaggggtggtcagtgacttttggataaccctgtagatGTATTATGAAGTTTAGGTTGATTATTCCCTAAGCGCATTTCTGTATtagccacggttagcacacgCTCTTATGCGTTCCGAAGCTTATCCCAGAATGCCCTCACTGCTTTTCCCCATAACAAGGCAGAATGCCGCTTGTTCTAGGTTTTGTCTTCTTAAAGAGCATTCGCAAAACGGATGATTTCTGCTCTCATTCATAGATGACGCATGTTTTAAATAGCATTCGCCAAACGGATGATGTTTCTTCTCGTTGATAGTTgacgcacacggagaaaaaaacttcgtgcatgggacccgaagttgaggtcatgtggacctctgaagttttctgatcatgcatccgaaaacttgaggtcgagctgccgaagttcgggtcccacgcacgaaatttttttctccgtgtagaatgTCATATCATCATCAGTTTACGATTTAGGAAGGATTGAGACACCCAactttagttttttcttgttcaaTACTGTCTGTTTCTACCTGTCAAATTATGGAATTTTTAACCCTTCTATACCTCTGAACAGGTTACAAAGTTGGTTTCCTGATGGCATcgactctgattggctctctggTGCACAAGTACGAAGTGAGACCCCGCTCTCACACAAAGCAAATGGACGCATACGATTTTCATCCCCGCAGTTTCGTCAACGTCCACAAAGATGACATTCTTGTTGACGTCATGCCTCGAGAAATTCTCGCGTGCTGAGGAAATCATGAGGAAGTTT
This window of the Bemisia tabaci chromosome 3, PGI_BMITA_v3 genome carries:
- the LOC109043871 gene encoding cytochrome P450 6B7 isoform X2 encodes the protein MDFLEPLSSLPALLYVPLLVGSLCLVFNYLVYSRRVAEWRRSKIPFLEPSFLIGHKYFWSVGSNSAVVPIDRIYRENKDKDLVAFFIATMPVVLVRSPALIKQLFVKNFDKTFETGWAASQKDKIAQHMLNLCTDKGVWKSGRNALSPMFTTARVSGEHFAKIRNQIANMWTHAEEARLQGKPINTKQVAMNFIQDGTSNSFFGLGANSYEKKGELLKLVESFAEPGWNRLLSAFAQMHLQGVQGFESLKFITQNHIESMKSMLQKQTAQRGQTGSNENDFIDILINLKEQDQGKKEDSEMDVTNEMIGLGLSLLLGRTESTAILASFTMHLLSLHPEYQERIRQEVDEAMRKHNTTEFTYEVVRDLHFLDQCLHETARLYPNTSALTRVCTEDVTLAGTDLTLKKGERIIVDAYSVHRDPEHFQNPDVFDPDRFSPKNRDKKAIDAFLGFGTGPRKCPGYKVGFLMASTLIGSLVHKYEVRPRSHTKQMDAYDFHPRSFVNVHKDDILVDVMPREILAC
- the LOC109043871 gene encoding cytochrome P450 6B7 isoform X1, with amino-acid sequence MMDFSESLSSLSPLLCVPLFVGSLCLALNYLVYSRRVAEWRKSKIPFLEPSFLIGHKYFWSVGSNSAVVPIDRIYRENKDKDLVAFFIATMPVVLVRSPALIKQLFVKNFDKTFETGWAASQKDKIAQHMLNLCTDKGVWKSGRNALSPMFTTARVSGEHFAKIRNQIANMWTHAEEARLQGKPINTKQVAMNFIQDGTSNSFFGLGANSYEKKGELLKLVESFAEPGWNRLLSAFAQMHLQGVQGFESLKFITQNHIESMKSMLQKQTAQRGQTGSNENDFIDILINLKEQDQGKKEDSEMDVTNEMIGLGLSLLLGRTESTAILASFTMHLLSLHPEYQERIRQEVDEAMRKHNTTEFTYEVVRDLHFLDQCLHETARLYPNTSALTRVCTEDVTLAGTDLTLKKGERIIVDAYSVHRDPEHFQNPDVFDPDRFSPKNRDKKAIDAFLGFGTGPRKCPGYKVGFLMASTLIGSLVHKYEVRPRSHTKQMDAYDFHPRSFVNVHKDDILVDVMPREILAC